A region from the Pelobates fuscus isolate aPelFus1 chromosome 1, aPelFus1.pri, whole genome shotgun sequence genome encodes:
- the IRS2 gene encoding insulin receptor substrate 2, which translates to MASPPTTGQSGSNLNHNNNNSSSVKKCGYLRKQKHGHKRFFVLREPGEGFPAARLEYYENEKKWRSKTAAAKRVISLDSCLNINKRADSKNKYLIALYTRDEYFAVAAESEQEQDSWYQALTELLSTGRLEREGSVCAVTGGCCCPSNGSSSKFCSTHLGQSEDSNYGMITPANAAYKEIWQVNVKPRGLGQIKGILGLYRLCLSARSISLLRPNNDTPSVTLQLLNIRRCGHSESYFFVEVGRSASTGSGELWMQVDDTVVAQSIHETILEAMKAMGDLDEFRPRSKSQSSSSNPISVPGRRHHHNQLPPSQTGITRRTRTDTPLSSSANVAANSSRLRTASEGDNLSTRTLIGSPLSPSILRAPLSRSHTLSWGGRHAKLVPAPGPLQHSRSISMPVPRSPPPATSSTSLSSGSSSGHGSAPDPLIPQRPSSCTASASGSPSDTGFMSLDEYSSSPGELARTYLSYRSGTPDSFSSTPPHPADLNGYMSMDRTLPGVCTCLGRRLEGSGSEKCPRKRTHSLTTPGRQSVSVPQVSSASLDEATLIRATYKGSQALQSSSPKMAYQPYPEDYADVAIGRQEDNGYMPMNHGAGIVTAAPDYVPMSPASVSAPQQILQPRTLCSESIEASQEESPDGYMRMYCGLKAGPVPVHNQLSPAEPPASFTPPDYFSMQPKPSCVCQVNRAPQPHIPADVEPYVMMRSPISSSPHGKAARPSRLALRTLPSMSEHPPEPPSPPGGEYIHIYFGDTRSQDSLPMPTPSTRSDSAQLSTNGSPASTSSSSSGPQSSPISDYMNLDFGPSDSKPNVCSSLQLNSDYTEMSPRKSSSNSSSNVSPPPASPLPIANASSGVQHLTLLMDKISDGFSLHSPPPDPNRGAKLIRADPQGGRRRHSSETFSSTTQVTPVSPSFAHSPKRPSSASVENVSLRPSETSEVSDCGSPMCRETSAGFQNGLNYIAIELSPEERSLLLLTQASSRGHLPALGLASLDIGSYSSIDFLGHRMKGATTVRE; encoded by the exons ATGGCCAGCCCCCCCACTACAGGGCAGTCTGGCTCTAATTTGaaccacaacaacaacaacagcagcaGCGTAAAGAAATGTGGCTACCTACGGAAACAGAAGCATGGCCACAAACGTTTTTTCGTGTTGCGTGAGCCTGGTGAGGGCTTCCCTGCTGCCAGACTTGAATATTATGAAAATGAAAAGAAGTGGAGAAGCAAAACTGCAGCAGCCAAGAGAGTTATATCTCTGGACAGTTGCCTTAACATCAACAAACGAGCAGACTCCAAGAACAAGTACCTGATTGCCCTCTATACTCGGGATGAGTATTTTGCTGTGGCAGCAGAGAGTGAGCAGGAGCAGGATAGTTGGTATCAGGCTCTCACAGAACTGCTTAGCACCGGCAGATTGGAAAGAGAGGGATCTGTATGTGCAGTTACAGGAGGTTGCTGCTGTCCAAGCAATGGCAGTTCTAGCAAGTTTTGCAGTACCCATTTGGGTCAAAGTGAAGACTCTAATTATGGCATGATAACACCCGCAAATGCCGCTTACAAGGAAATTTGGCAAGTAAATGTGAAACCCAGGGGCTTGGGTCAGATCAAGGGTATACTTGGACTGTATCGACTGTGTTTGTCTGCCCGCAGTATCAGCCTTTTACGTCCAAACAACGATACCCCTTCTGTGACACTGCAGTTATTGAATATTCGACGTTGTGGTCATTCAGAAAGCTACTTTTTTGTGGAAGTTGGCCGCTCTGCTTCCACTGGGTCAGGAGAGCTTTGGATGCAGGTTGATGACACCGTAGTGGCCCAAAGCATCCATGAGACGATTTTGGAGGCCATGAAAGCCATGGGGGATTTGGATGAATTCCGTCCCCGAAGTAAAAGTCAGTCTTCTAGCTCTAATCCCATCAGTGTGCCAGGTAGACGGCATCACCACAACCAACTGCCACCTAGTCAAACTGGCATAACTAGAAGAACCCGCACAGACACCCCACTGTCCTCCTCTGCTAATGTTGCTGCAAATTCTTCAAGACTCCGTACTGCCAGTGAAGGAGATAATCTAAGCACTAGGACACTTATAGGGAGTCCTTTAAGCCCCAGTATTTTACGTGCACCACTTAGCCGTTCACACACATTGAGCTGGGGGGGGCGACATGCAAAACTGGTTCCAGCTCCAGGACCTCTTCAACATAGCCGCTCAATATCAATGCCTGTTCCCCGCTCACCACCCCCTGCTACTAGCTCAACCAGCTTGTCATCTGGAAGCAGCAGTGGGCATGGTTCTGCGCCTGACCCATTGATCCCACAACGACCATCCAGTTGCACTGCTTCTGCATCTGGCTCACCTAGTGATACCGGATTCATGTCTCTGGATGAGTACAGCTCTAGTCCAGGTGAGCTTGCACGTACATATCTGAGCTACCGCAGTGGAACCCCAGATTCCTTTTCTAGCACTCCACCTCATCCAGCAGATCTGAATGGGTACATGTCAATGGACAGAACCTTACCAGGTGTCTGTACCTGTCTTGGTCGTCGGCTAGAAGGATCTGGGTCCGAGAAGTGTCCCAGGAAGAGGACTCACTCCCTGACCACCCCAGGAAGACAGAGTGTTTCAGTGCCTCAAGTTTCTTCTGCATCTCTTGATGAAGCCACCTTGATTCGTGCCACGTATAAAGGTAGCCAAGCTCTCCAGTCCTCCTCCCCAAAGATGGCATACCAGCCCTACCCAGAGGACTATGCAGATGTTGCGATTGGTCGTCAGGAGGACAATGGGTACATGCCAATGAATCATGGGGCAGGCATAGTTACAGCAGCACCAGATTATGTGCCTATGAGCCCTGCCAGTGTGTCTGCTCCTCAACAGATCTTGCAGCCCCGGACTCTTTGTTCTGAATCTATTGAAGCATCTCAGGAAGAATCCCCAGATGGTTATATGAGAATGTACTGTGGTCTCAAAGCAGGGCCAGTACCTGTGCACAACCAATTGTCTCCTGCTGAGCCACCTGCCTCCTTTACTCCTCCTGATTATTTCTCCATGCAGCCTAAACCCAGCTGTGTTTGCCAGGTTAACAGGGCACCTCAGCCACATATCCCTGCAGATGTTGAACCCTACGTAATGATGAGGTCCCCTATTTCCTCTTCTCCACATGGTAAAGCAGCCCGTCCCTCTCGACTTGCATTGCGCACTCTACCGAGCATGAGTGAGCACCCTCCAGAACCCCCCAGCCCTCCTGGTGGGGAATACATTCACATTTATTTTGGAGATACAAGATCTCAAGATTCATTGCCAATGCCTACCCCATCCACTCGGTCAGACTCTGCCCAGTTATCTACTAATGGCAGCCCAGCTTCTACTTCTTCTTCCAGTTCTGGGCCTCAAAGCTCTCCAATATCTGACTATATGAACCTGGATTTTGGGCCTTCTGACTCAAAGCCTAATGTTTGTTCTTCATTGCAACTTAACTCAGACTATACAGAGATGAGCCCAAGAAAAAGCTCCTCAAATTCATCCTCTAATGTATCTCCACCACCAGCTTCACCATTGCCTATTGCAAATGCTAGTTCTGGTGTACAGCATCTCACTTTGCTCATGGACAAGATATCTGATGGGTTTAGCTTGCACAGTCCACCCCCAGATCCTAATCGGGGTGCTAAACTAATTCGGGCAGACCCACAAGGAGGCCGTCGCCGTCACAGTTCTGAAACCTTCTCATCGACCACCCAAGTGACCCCTGTATCACCTTCCTTTGCACACAGTCCAAAGAGGCCCAGCTCTGCATCAGTGGAGAATGTGTCACTGAGGCCTAGCGAGACTTCTGAGGTTTCTGATTGTGGCAGTCCTATGTGCCGGGAGACCTCAGCTGGGTTCCAGAATGGACTTAACTACATTGCCATTGAGCTGTCACCAGAAGAACGTAGCCTGCTACTGCTAACACAAGCCTCATCCAGGGGACACTTGCCTGCCTTGGGCCTTGCCAGTTTGGACATTGGGTCTTACTCTAGCATTGATTTCCTTGGACATAGAATGAAGGGTGCCACCACTGTAAGAG AATGA